From Pseudomonas sp. stari2, a single genomic window includes:
- a CDS encoding Ig-like domain-containing protein: MWWSKQKSRVTEGQRTLAAPLIMSLEPRMLFDGAVAATVADTAAAQPDSHPTADAAKAPTADHPVASKDTHGQADATPAASPVAVPGQTVVFVDARVKDADSLLKGIAPGTQVVKLDASKDGLQQIAEYLDQHSGVSSVQIIAHGNAGDLWLGNSYLSADNVAQRSAVLAEIGKDMNVGGDILIYGCYTAEGDRGLSFVDSLAQLTGRDVAASNNRTGVGGDWDLEIATGKIESANVLSALSMSEYQWGLATWTATNNANTGVGSLRAALASAQNGDIVTFSTGMTVQLTSELLINKNITVDGDLNNDGVADVTLDGQYKTRVVEITSGSTVTLDGLVITRGLVSGNGGNGGYGATGAMGGGIFNAGILTLNNVSVTGNAAAGGGGGGGVTGANYGGGGGGGGGLGGQGGGHGGTAGPGTGTLGGQAGSGGVGGYGGGYDATHMGGRGGSTIGGAGGVGVSYYSNGGNGGTANNGTISIGGGGGGSGWDKVGGVGGNAAGGIYNASTGTLKIVGTSVISNNIGAGGGGGGGSGQGSNNLNGGDGGRGVGAIWNQGGTVLITASNFSAISGNAAGSGSGGSELGGGVTGSVPLAFAAIYNNGGTLNTAYVEPPTATIVMSDTALKIGETSLVTITFSRAVTGFTNADLTIANGTLTSVSSSDGGLTWTATFTPTNNITDATNLITLDNTGVTAISDGVAGVGTTSSVNYAIDTARPTVTIVMSDTALKIGDTSLVTFTFSEAVTGFTNADLTIANGTLSAVSSSDGGITWTGTFTPTASITDTTNLISLDNTGIADLAGNAGSGTTDSANYVIDTVRPTATIVVADSNLAAGETSLVTITFSEAVSGFTTADLTVANGTLTGLSSSDGGITWTATLTPTTNITDTTNLITLDNTGVVDLAGNAGSGTTNSNNYAIDTARPTATIVVADNNLKIGETSLVTITFSEAVTGFTNADLTIANGTLTAVSSSDGGITWTATFTPTASITDATNLITLNNTGIADLNGNTGVGTTDSNNYAIDTQRPTATIVLSDNALKIGETSVVTITFSEAVTGFTNADLTIANGTLSAVSSSDGGITWTATFTPTSNITDATNVITLDQTGVSDLSGNAGSGTVDSGNYAIDTQRPTATIVVADSTLTAGETTLVTFTFSEAVTGFSNADIVVANGTLTAVSSSDGGITWTATFTPSVGVNDATNLITLANTGITDLAGNAGSGTTNSNNYTIDTVVPTATIIISDNSLKIGETSLVTITFSEAVTGFTNADLTIANGTLSAVSSSDGGITWTATFTPTSNVTDATNLITLDNSGVQNLSGNAGSGTTDSNNYSIDTQRPTATIVVADTALGVGQTSLVTITFSEAVTGFTNADLTIANGTLSAVSSSDGGITWTATFTPAAGITDTTNVITLDNTGIADLAGNAGSGTTDSNNYAVDSQRPTATIVMSDSDLRPGETAQVTITFSEAVTGFDNSDLSVANGTLSNVTSSDGGITWTATFTPNIGITDLTNLIVLNNTGIADLAGNTGTGTTSSANYQIQTQVPTATIVVADTSLRAGETSLVTITFSEAVSGFDNSDLTIANGTLGNVSSSDGGITWTATFTPTANITDATNLITLNNAGVANLSGNSGVGTTDSNNFAIDTALPTATIVVADNRLGIGETTTVTITFSEAVSGFDLSDISVANGALSNLTSNDGGKTWTATLTPTANVNDATNLILIDTAGVQDLAGNAGASVAISNNYILDATRPTVNIVVANPHLGIGQSTMVTFTFSEAVSNFDLSDLSVTNGDLSNLTSNDGGKTWTATFTPTANVTDPSNFIALDTSNVTDLAGNAGSTVAVSNNYTLDSERPTATVVVASPNLGVGQTSQVIITFNEVVTGFDLSDLSVANGTLSNLSSSDGGKTWTATLTPNANVNSVSNAISVNSAGVSDLSGNSGSGVSQSGNYVINTVPAAPPTSPLVVVSPDPEFRIDVPVVAPPLPDVPLQPIIFAPPTGDLGSPLTFPPLFEQRVIGNGIRPLGDIFINHGALSPSFIAQVFTSSDSGGDGSGHGFLGFGGGDGGVFGISTLSSLFNQNSEAERDSLNAFDSHSIRGGDVSQGLRGVFGAPTLGQQLQEIKDSEQHRVDSLAAALQQVGISEMPA, encoded by the coding sequence ATGTGGTGGAGCAAGCAAAAGTCGCGGGTAACCGAGGGCCAACGGACGCTGGCTGCGCCGCTGATCATGTCGCTGGAGCCGCGCATGCTGTTCGACGGTGCTGTCGCGGCCACTGTGGCCGATACCGCTGCGGCCCAGCCCGACAGCCATCCCACTGCCGATGCCGCCAAGGCGCCGACCGCCGATCATCCGGTGGCGAGCAAGGACACCCACGGCCAGGCCGATGCCACGCCGGCTGCCAGTCCTGTCGCCGTGCCGGGCCAGACCGTGGTGTTTGTCGATGCCCGGGTCAAGGATGCCGACAGCCTGCTGAAAGGCATCGCTCCCGGCACGCAAGTGGTCAAACTCGACGCGAGCAAGGACGGCTTGCAGCAGATCGCCGAGTATCTCGACCAGCACTCGGGCGTCAGTTCGGTGCAGATCATCGCCCACGGCAACGCCGGTGACTTGTGGCTCGGCAACAGTTACCTGTCGGCGGACAACGTCGCGCAGCGCAGCGCGGTATTGGCGGAAATCGGCAAGGACATGAACGTCGGTGGCGACATCCTCATTTACGGCTGCTACACCGCCGAGGGTGACCGTGGCCTGAGCTTTGTCGACTCGCTGGCGCAACTGACTGGCCGCGACGTGGCGGCGTCGAACAACCGCACCGGTGTGGGCGGCGACTGGGATCTGGAGATCGCCACGGGCAAGATCGAGAGCGCCAACGTGCTGTCGGCCCTGTCGATGAGCGAATACCAATGGGGCCTCGCCACCTGGACCGCCACCAACAACGCGAACACCGGGGTCGGCTCGCTGCGGGCAGCGCTGGCGTCGGCGCAAAACGGCGACATCGTGACCTTCAGCACCGGCATGACGGTGCAGCTCACCTCGGAATTGCTGATCAACAAGAACATCACCGTCGATGGCGACCTGAACAATGACGGCGTCGCCGATGTCACCCTCGACGGCCAGTACAAGACCCGGGTGGTGGAAATCACTTCCGGCAGCACCGTGACCCTCGACGGTCTGGTGATTACCCGGGGCCTGGTTTCGGGCAACGGCGGCAATGGCGGCTACGGCGCGACCGGGGCCATGGGCGGCGGGATTTTCAACGCCGGCATCCTCACGCTGAACAACGTTTCGGTCACCGGCAACGCGGCAGCGGGCGGTGGCGGCGGCGGTGGTGTCACGGGCGCCAACTACGGCGGCGGTGGTGGCGGTGGCGGTGGCCTCGGCGGTCAGGGTGGCGGTCATGGCGGTACGGCCGGGCCGGGCACCGGTACGCTGGGCGGCCAGGCCGGCAGCGGCGGTGTCGGTGGCTACGGCGGTGGCTACGACGCGACGCACATGGGCGGTCGTGGCGGATCCACCATCGGCGGCGCCGGTGGTGTCGGCGTGTCCTATTACAGCAACGGCGGCAATGGCGGCACTGCGAACAACGGCACGATTTCCATTGGCGGCGGCGGTGGCGGCTCCGGCTGGGACAAGGTCGGCGGCGTCGGCGGCAACGCGGCCGGCGGCATTTACAACGCTTCCACCGGCACCCTGAAAATCGTCGGCACCTCGGTCATCAGCAACAACATCGGCGCGGGCGGCGGTGGCGGCGGCGGCAGTGGCCAGGGCAGCAACAACCTCAATGGCGGCGACGGCGGGCGGGGTGTCGGCGCGATCTGGAACCAGGGCGGCACGGTACTGATCACGGCCTCCAACTTCAGTGCCATCAGCGGTAATGCGGCGGGCAGCGGCTCCGGCGGCTCAGAGCTGGGCGGCGGCGTGACGGGCTCTGTACCTTTGGCTTTTGCAGCGATCTACAACAACGGCGGCACCCTCAACACCGCTTATGTGGAGCCACCGACCGCCACCATCGTGATGTCCGATACCGCGCTGAAAATCGGCGAAACCTCGCTGGTGACCATCACCTTCAGCCGCGCAGTGACCGGTTTCACCAATGCCGACCTGACCATCGCCAACGGGACGCTGACATCGGTCAGCAGCAGCGACGGCGGCCTGACCTGGACCGCGACCTTCACTCCGACCAACAACATCACCGACGCCACTAACCTGATCACTCTCGACAACACCGGGGTGACCGCGATCAGCGACGGCGTGGCGGGTGTCGGCACGACCAGTTCCGTCAACTACGCGATCGATACCGCACGGCCGACCGTGACCATCGTGATGTCCGACACGGCGTTGAAGATCGGCGATACCTCGCTTGTGACCTTCACGTTCAGCGAAGCGGTGACCGGTTTCACCAACGCCGACCTGACCATCGCCAATGGCACGCTGAGCGCAGTCAGCAGCAGCGACGGCGGCATTACCTGGACCGGGACGTTCACCCCGACTGCGAGCATCACCGACACCACCAACCTGATCTCCCTGGACAACACCGGTATCGCCGACCTGGCCGGCAACGCCGGCAGTGGCACCACGGATTCGGCCAACTACGTGATCGATACCGTGCGGCCGACCGCGACCATTGTCGTCGCCGACAGCAATCTGGCAGCGGGCGAAACCTCGCTGGTGACCATTACCTTCAGCGAAGCGGTCAGCGGCTTCACCACCGCCGACCTGACGGTGGCCAACGGCACCCTGACTGGCCTGAGCAGCAGCGATGGCGGCATCACCTGGACCGCCACGCTCACGCCTACCACCAACATTACCGACACCACCAACCTGATTACCCTGGACAACACCGGGGTCGTCGATCTGGCCGGTAACGCCGGCAGCGGCACCACCAACTCCAACAACTACGCCATCGACACCGCGCGTCCGACCGCGACCATCGTGGTGGCCGACAACAACCTGAAGATCGGCGAAACCTCACTGGTGACCATCACCTTCAGCGAAGCGGTGACCGGTTTCACCAACGCCGACCTGACCATCGCCAACGGCACCTTGACGGCGGTCAGCAGCAGCGACGGTGGCATCACCTGGACGGCCACGTTCACGCCGACCGCCAGCATCACTGACGCGACCAACCTGATCACCCTGAACAATACCGGCATCGCTGACCTGAACGGCAACACTGGCGTCGGCACCACTGATTCGAACAATTACGCGATCGACACTCAGCGTCCGACTGCGACCATTGTCTTGTCCGACAACGCGCTGAAAATCGGCGAAACCTCGGTAGTGACCATCACCTTCAGCGAAGCGGTCACCGGTTTCACCAACGCCGACCTGACGATTGCCAACGGCACGTTGAGCGCGGTGAGCAGCAGCGACGGCGGTATCACCTGGACGGCGACATTCACACCGACCAGCAACATCACCGACGCCACCAACGTCATCACCCTGGACCAGACCGGCGTCTCGGATCTGTCCGGCAACGCCGGCAGCGGTACTGTCGATTCCGGCAACTACGCCATCGATACCCAGCGTCCGACCGCCACCATCGTGGTCGCCGACAGCACCCTCACGGCCGGCGAAACGACCCTCGTGACCTTCACCTTCAGTGAAGCGGTGACCGGCTTCAGCAACGCTGACATCGTGGTTGCCAACGGCACCCTGACGGCGGTCAGCAGCAGCGATGGTGGCATCACCTGGACAGCTACGTTCACGCCGAGCGTGGGCGTCAACGACGCGACCAATCTGATCACCCTGGCCAACACCGGTATCACCGACCTGGCCGGCAACGCCGGCAGCGGCACGACCAACTCCAACAACTACACCATCGACACCGTGGTGCCGACTGCCACCATCATCATTTCCGACAACTCACTGAAAATCGGCGAGACCTCGCTGGTGACTATCACCTTCAGTGAAGCGGTGACTGGTTTCACCAACGCCGACCTGACCATCGCCAACGGCACGTTGTCGGCAGTCAGCAGCAGCGACGGCGGCATCACCTGGACGGCAACCTTCACGCCGACCAGCAACGTCACCGACGCCACCAACCTGATCACGCTGGACAATTCAGGGGTTCAAAACCTTTCGGGCAACGCCGGCAGCGGCACCACCGATTCGAACAACTATTCAATCGACACTCAGCGTCCGACCGCGACCATCGTGGTCGCCGACACCGCGCTCGGCGTCGGCCAGACGTCGCTGGTGACCATCACGTTCAGCGAAGCGGTGACCGGTTTCACCAACGCCGACCTGACCATCGCCAACGGTACGCTGAGCGCAGTGAGCAGCAGCGATGGCGGCATCACCTGGACTGCCACGTTTACTCCGGCGGCAGGAATTACCGACACCACCAACGTCATCACCCTGGACAACACCGGCATTGCCGACCTGGCGGGCAACGCCGGCAGCGGCACCACCGATTCCAACAACTATGCAGTCGACAGTCAGCGGCCGACGGCGACCATTGTCATGAGTGACAGTGATCTGCGCCCTGGCGAAACCGCCCAGGTGACCATCACTTTCAGCGAGGCCGTGACCGGATTCGACAATTCCGACCTGAGCGTCGCCAATGGCACCTTGAGCAACGTCACGTCCAGCGACGGCGGCATCACCTGGACAGCCACGTTCACGCCGAACATCGGCATCACCGACCTCACCAACCTGATTGTCCTGAACAACACCGGCATCGCCGACCTGGCCGGCAACACCGGCACCGGCACCACCAGTTCGGCCAACTATCAGATCCAGACCCAGGTACCGACCGCGACCATTGTGGTTGCCGATACCTCACTCAGGGCCGGGGAAACCTCGCTGGTGACCATCACCTTCAGCGAAGCGGTGAGCGGTTTCGACAACAGTGACCTGACCATCGCCAACGGCACGTTGGGCAATGTCAGCAGCAGCGACGGCGGTATCACCTGGACCGCGACCTTCACGCCGACGGCCAATATCACCGATGCCACCAACCTGATCACCCTGAACAACGCCGGGGTGGCCAACCTGTCGGGCAACAGTGGCGTCGGCACGACCGATTCCAACAACTTCGCCATCGACACCGCGCTGCCGACTGCCACCATCGTGGTCGCCGACAATCGTCTCGGCATCGGTGAAACCACCACCGTGACCATCACCTTCAGCGAAGCGGTGAGCGGGTTCGATCTGTCCGACATCAGCGTCGCCAACGGCGCGTTGTCGAACCTGACCAGTAACGACGGCGGCAAGACCTGGACCGCGACCCTCACACCAACGGCCAACGTCAACGATGCGACCAACCTGATCCTGATCGACACCGCCGGTGTCCAGGATCTGGCCGGCAACGCCGGGGCGAGCGTTGCTATCTCCAACAACTACATCCTCGATGCGACCCGGCCGACGGTGAACATCGTGGTCGCCAACCCACATCTGGGCATCGGTCAGAGCACCATGGTGACTTTCACTTTCAGCGAGGCAGTGAGCAATTTCGACCTGTCCGACCTGAGCGTGACTAACGGTGACCTGAGCAACCTGACCAGCAACGACGGCGGCAAGACCTGGACGGCGACCTTCACGCCGACCGCGAATGTCACCGATCCAAGCAACTTCATTGCCCTGGACACCAGCAACGTCACCGACCTGGCGGGCAATGCCGGCAGCACGGTGGCGGTGTCGAACAACTACACCCTCGACAGTGAGCGGCCGACCGCCACGGTGGTGGTCGCCAGTCCGAACCTGGGCGTCGGTCAGACCTCGCAAGTGATCATCACCTTCAACGAAGTGGTGACCGGTTTCGATCTGTCGGATCTGAGCGTAGCCAACGGCACTTTGTCCAACCTGAGCAGCAGCGACGGTGGCAAGACCTGGACCGCGACCCTGACGCCGAATGCCAACGTCAACAGCGTCAGCAATGCGATCAGTGTCAACAGCGCCGGGGTCAGCGACCTGTCCGGCAATAGCGGTAGTGGAGTCAGTCAGTCCGGCAACTATGTGATCAATACGGTGCCGGCCGCACCTCCGACATCACCGCTGGTGGTGGTATCACCGGATCCGGAGTTCCGCATCGACGTTCCGGTCGTTGCGCCGCCGCTGCCCGATGTGCCGCTGCAACCGATCATCTTTGCGCCACCCACCGGCGATCTCGGTTCACCGCTGACCTTCCCGCCGTTGTTTGAGCAGCGGGTGATCGGCAATGGCATCCGTCCGCTGGGCGATATTTTCATCAACCACGGCGCGTTGAGCCCAAGCTTTATTGCTCAGGTGTTCACCAGCAGCGACAGCGGTGGTGATGGATCCGGTCACGGCTTCCTCGGTTTCGGTGGTGGTGATGGCGGGGTGTTCGGTATCAGCACCTTATCCAGTCTGTTCAACCAGAACAGTGAGGCAGAGCGGGATTCACTGAACGCCTTCGACAGCCACTCGATTCGGGGTGGCGACGTATCCCAAGGCCTGCGCGGCGTATTCGGCGCGCCGACCCTGGGCCAGCAACTGCAAGAGATCAAAGACAGCGAGCAGCACCGGGTGGATAGCCTGGCGGCGGCTCTGCAACAGGTCGGCATCAGCGAAATGCCGGCCTGA
- a CDS encoding TolC family protein — protein MKKSQKLFGASLLALAISGCAVTSEPIERSVSEQRAKADLQTMYKGQEPLRGPLTLHQAMARAVKYNLEGRLKIMEEALAKRQLDLASFDMLPRMALDAGYVGRNNVSASSSQSVRTGTQSLEPSTSQDRDRNVADLTMVWNVLDFGVSYINAKQQGDQRLIVQERRRKVINTIVQDVRSAYWRAMAAERLLKQIDSLMARVDAARRNSESMSEQRIGDPVQSLGYQRSLIEATRQLEEQRRALSLAKTELATLINLPMGTNLTLATDDGYQIPELKVDIAKLEQEALTSRPELREQDYQTRISAAETRKAMLRMLPGLEFSAGGHYDSNSFLVNDRWADYGVKVTWNLFNVISAPAAIDVAKAGEEVATARRQAMSIAVLAQLYVANANYQEALRQFKTNQQLSDIDGQIVGQLRNRHQAAGIGELDLIQGELNNLQADLRRDLSYADLRNAYGQIFASAGLDPLPDQVQSTEVQSIATALANREAAWASGDISVPLAHAAAK, from the coding sequence ATGAAGAAAAGTCAGAAACTGTTCGGCGCCAGCCTGCTGGCGCTGGCGATCAGCGGATGTGCAGTCACCAGTGAACCGATCGAACGCAGCGTCAGCGAACAACGGGCCAAAGCCGACCTGCAAACCATGTACAAGGGCCAGGAACCGTTGCGCGGTCCGCTGACCCTGCACCAGGCCATGGCCCGCGCGGTGAAATACAACCTCGAAGGGCGCCTGAAGATCATGGAGGAAGCGCTGGCCAAGCGGCAGCTCGACCTCGCGAGTTTCGACATGCTGCCGCGCATGGCGCTGGATGCCGGCTACGTCGGGCGCAACAACGTCAGCGCCTCCAGCAGCCAGAGCGTGCGCACCGGCACCCAGTCCCTGGAACCGTCGACTTCCCAGGACCGCGACCGCAACGTCGCCGACCTGACCATGGTATGGAACGTCCTCGATTTCGGTGTCAGCTACATCAACGCCAAACAACAGGGCGACCAGCGCCTGATCGTTCAGGAGCGCCGGCGCAAGGTGATCAACACCATCGTTCAGGACGTGCGCTCGGCCTATTGGCGGGCGATGGCGGCCGAACGCCTGCTCAAGCAGATCGACAGCCTGATGGCGCGGGTCGATGCTGCCCGGCGCAACAGTGAAAGCATGAGCGAACAGCGCATCGGCGATCCGGTGCAGTCCCTCGGCTACCAGCGTTCGCTGATCGAAGCCACCCGCCAACTGGAAGAGCAGCGTCGCGCGCTGTCACTGGCGAAAACCGAGCTGGCGACCCTGATCAACCTGCCGATGGGCACCAACCTGACCTTGGCCACCGACGACGGTTATCAGATCCCGGAACTCAAGGTCGATATTGCCAAACTGGAACAGGAAGCCCTGACCAGCCGCCCAGAACTGCGCGAACAGGATTACCAGACCCGGATCAGCGCCGCTGAAACCCGCAAGGCCATGTTGCGCATGCTGCCGGGCCTGGAGTTTTCCGCCGGCGGGCACTACGACAGCAACTCGTTCCTGGTGAACGATCGCTGGGCCGACTACGGCGTGAAAGTGACCTGGAACCTGTTCAACGTGATCTCCGCCCCGGCCGCCATCGATGTGGCCAAGGCCGGCGAAGAAGTCGCCACCGCACGCCGTCAGGCGATGTCGATTGCGGTGCTGGCGCAGTTGTACGTGGCCAACGCCAACTATCAGGAGGCGCTGCGTCAGTTCAAGACCAACCAGCAACTGTCGGATATCGACGGGCAAATCGTCGGTCAGTTGCGCAACCGTCATCAGGCTGCGGGCATCGGCGAACTGGATCTGATCCAGGGCGAACTGAACAACCTGCAAGCGGATTTGCGTCGCGACCTGTCCTACGCCGATCTGCGCAATGCCTATGGCCAGATCTTCGCCAGTGCCGGCCTCGATCCGTTGCCGGATCAGGTGCAGTCGACCGAAGTGCAGTCGATCGCCACGGCGCTGGCCAACCGTGAAGCGGCGTGGGCGTCGGGGGATATTTCGGTGCCGCTGGCTCATGCTGCAGCCAAGTGA
- a CDS encoding aspartyl/asparaginyl beta-hydroxylase domain-containing protein, which translates to MSRPAFSRLPVSVDLPLLLQALAAIEDGDWRGHFNTAYFTGDWSGVALISAADALTELSPGAAEPVPRRPWLNDHRWQRALQDLPLEIVSARLLRLGPGGQIHEHCDYDLDGENADVRLHIPLLSPPAVDFWLDGLRMPMTAGECWFLDLARPHRVDNRDSRARVHLVLDCRPGAWLEQMIAEGLPSTPQPDAQDSALQRFQRLLLTDLALSATLQALRDPDVFISQTLALAAERGLAFSREELHAAMRNGRRSWNEQWRA; encoded by the coding sequence ATGAGTCGGCCAGCATTCTCTCGCCTGCCGGTCTCTGTGGATTTGCCGTTGCTGTTGCAGGCGTTGGCGGCGATCGAGGACGGAGACTGGCGCGGCCATTTCAACACCGCGTATTTCACCGGTGACTGGAGCGGTGTGGCACTGATTTCCGCTGCCGATGCCTTGACCGAGTTGTCACCCGGTGCCGCCGAACCGGTGCCGCGCCGCCCCTGGTTGAATGACCACCGCTGGCAGCGGGCGCTGCAGGATCTGCCGCTGGAAATCGTCAGTGCGCGACTGTTGCGCCTTGGGCCCGGCGGGCAGATTCACGAGCATTGCGACTACGATCTCGACGGTGAAAACGCAGACGTGCGTCTGCATATTCCGCTGCTCAGCCCACCCGCCGTGGACTTCTGGCTCGATGGATTGCGCATGCCGATGACTGCGGGAGAGTGCTGGTTTCTCGATCTTGCGCGACCGCATCGGGTCGACAATCGCGACAGCAGGGCACGCGTACATCTGGTTCTCGACTGTCGCCCTGGCGCCTGGCTGGAACAGATGATTGCCGAGGGTTTGCCGAGTACGCCGCAGCCGGATGCGCAAGACTCGGCGCTACAGCGTTTTCAGCGTCTGCTGCTCACGGATCTCGCGTTGTCGGCGACCCTGCAGGCGTTGCGCGATCCCGACGTGTTCATCAGCCAGACACTGGCACTGGCCGCCGAGCGTGGCTTGGCATTCTCCCGGGAAGAACTGCACGCGGCGATGCGCAACGGGCGCCGGTCGTGGAACGAACAATGGCGAGCCTGA
- a CDS encoding sulfotransferase family protein: protein MASLNFDGWLPIRIWKSAGQWQVDWCWFGDTPLHQPFFREAVEQALQLPFNQAFRRQTPLSTLTDWQALSPGLAPSAFILHASRCGSTLISQMLARLDDHIVISEPPPLDTLLRSDLPAAERRAAIAGLLSAYGQRRRGMEQRLMIKLDAWNIGEWPLLHECFPDTPWLFVYRDPLEIAVSHLRRPGMHMVPGLLGECVLDDDLPFEGREDFIARRLGRLLEAARLHCADFGGLAVNYNELPEAITGRLARFFQLNAEQCEQAMTASAQHAKQPSQAFVADGESKRREASPLLQARVERCARAPYEALERLRAITTWPTDPPSP from the coding sequence ATGGCGAGCCTGAATTTCGACGGCTGGTTGCCGATCCGCATCTGGAAAAGTGCCGGTCAATGGCAGGTGGACTGGTGCTGGTTTGGCGACACGCCGTTGCACCAGCCGTTTTTTCGCGAGGCGGTGGAGCAGGCGCTGCAGTTGCCGTTCAATCAGGCGTTTCGCCGGCAAACTCCGTTGTCGACGCTCACGGATTGGCAGGCGCTCAGCCCCGGCCTGGCACCGAGCGCCTTCATCCTGCACGCCTCGCGTTGCGGATCGACGCTGATCAGCCAGATGCTCGCCCGCCTCGACGATCACATCGTGATCTCAGAGCCGCCGCCCCTCGATACCTTGCTACGCAGCGATCTGCCCGCCGCAGAACGCCGTGCGGCCATCGCCGGGTTGCTCTCGGCCTACGGCCAGCGCCGGCGCGGGATGGAGCAGCGGCTGATGATCAAGCTCGACGCCTGGAACATCGGCGAATGGCCGTTGCTGCATGAGTGCTTTCCCGACACACCGTGGCTGTTTGTCTATCGCGATCCGCTGGAGATCGCCGTTTCACATCTGCGTCGTCCGGGCATGCACATGGTGCCCGGCCTGCTTGGCGAGTGCGTGCTGGACGACGACCTGCCATTCGAGGGGCGCGAAGATTTCATCGCCCGCAGGCTCGGACGTCTGCTGGAAGCGGCGCGCTTGCACTGCGCTGATTTCGGCGGGCTGGCGGTCAATTACAACGAGTTGCCCGAAGCGATAACGGGACGTCTGGCGCGGTTTTTTCAGCTGAATGCCGAGCAGTGCGAACAGGCGATGACAGCTTCGGCACAACATGCGAAACAGCCGTCACAGGCGTTTGTTGCCGATGGCGAAAGCAAACGCCGCGAAGCCTCTCCACTGTTGCAGGCGCGAGTAGAACGGTGCGCGCGAGCACCTTACGAAGCGCTGGAGCGTTTGCGCGCGATCACGACTTGGCCGACAGATCCGCCATCCCCTTGA
- a CDS encoding slipin family protein, which produces MGLQIGFVALLLLLIALAGSTFRILREYERGVVFQLGRFWQVKGPGLILLIPVVQQMVRVDLRTIVLDVPPQDVITRDNVSVKVNAVLYFRVLDPQKAIIQVEDFLAATSQLAQTTLRAVLGKHELDELLAEREQLNIDIQQVLDAQTDAWGIKVANVEIKHVDLNESMVRAIARQAEAERERRAKVIHAEGELQASEKLMQAAEMLGRQPGAMQLRYMQTLSSIAGDKSSTIVFPLPIELLKGMADLSAKS; this is translated from the coding sequence ATGGGTCTGCAAATCGGTTTTGTCGCGCTGCTGCTGTTGCTCATTGCCCTGGCCGGCTCGACGTTCCGCATCCTGCGTGAATACGAACGCGGCGTGGTGTTCCAGCTCGGACGCTTCTGGCAGGTCAAGGGGCCGGGGCTGATCCTGTTGATTCCGGTGGTGCAGCAAATGGTCCGGGTGGATCTGCGCACCATTGTTCTCGACGTGCCGCCGCAGGACGTGATTACCCGCGACAACGTCTCGGTCAAGGTCAACGCGGTGTTGTATTTCCGGGTGCTCGATCCGCAGAAAGCGATCATCCAGGTGGAAGACTTCCTGGCGGCCACCAGCCAACTGGCCCAGACCACCCTGCGCGCGGTACTCGGCAAGCATGAACTGGACGAACTGCTGGCCGAGCGCGAACAGTTGAACATCGACATCCAGCAAGTGCTCGACGCCCAGACCGACGCCTGGGGCATCAAGGTCGCGAACGTCGAGATCAAACACGTCGACCTCAACGAATCGATGGTCCGCGCCATCGCCAGACAGGCCGAAGCGGAACGGGAACGGCGAGCCAAGGTGATCCACGCCGAAGGCGAATTGCAGGCCTCGGAAAAACTCATGCAGGCCGCCGAAATGCTGGGGCGCCAGCCCGGCGCCATGCAGTTGCGCTACATGCAGACTCTGAGTTCGATTGCCGGCGACAAGAGCTCAACCATCGTCTTCCCGTTGCCGATCGAATTGCTCAAGGGGATGGCGGATCTGTCGGCCAAGTCGTGA
- a CDS encoding NfeD family protein: MTLPEGRVNTRRCVFALLMLLSGSALAADSPLPTVDPIGLWLITLGIVFLIAEGVLPNYGVIGLAGIVIFVIGALILSNAELPVPLMIGLGLVSALLLIALLLRALKTRPRRAISGDAGLVGSVTAVTVVESPDTRNGWVQLQGERWQVSSATPLHAGQPVRVVGRKGLLLQVAAADAAPLGE; this comes from the coding sequence ATGACTCTCCCGGAGGGTCGCGTGAACACCCGTCGCTGTGTGTTTGCCCTGTTGATGCTGCTGAGCGGATCAGCATTGGCTGCGGACTCTCCGCTGCCCACCGTCGATCCGATCGGGCTGTGGCTGATTACCTTGGGCATCGTCTTTCTTATCGCCGAAGGCGTGCTGCCCAATTACGGCGTGATCGGCCTTGCCGGGATTGTCATATTCGTGATCGGTGCGCTGATCCTGAGCAACGCCGAACTGCCAGTGCCACTGATGATCGGCCTCGGTCTGGTCAGCGCCCTGCTGCTGATTGCATTGTTGCTCCGCGCCTTGAAGACCCGGCCACGACGCGCGATCAGCGGTGACGCCGGCCTGGTCGGCAGCGTGACGGCCGTGACCGTCGTGGAGTCGCCGGACACCCGCAATGGCTGGGTGCAATTGCAAGGAGAACGCTGGCAAGTGTCGAGTGCCACGCCGCTGCACGCCGGGCAACCGGTGCGGGTGGTCGGGCGCAAGGGCTTGTTGCTGCAAGTGGCCGCGGCTGACGCGGCACCGCTCGGAGAGTGA